From Humisphaera borealis, the proteins below share one genomic window:
- a CDS encoding PEP-CTERM sorting domain-containing protein, with protein MPRISIKRFRAVVALLASLASGTAANAAVLPLPETLGLTNGEQYQFVFVTNSTTFGSSASLSTYNNFVQTAANNASIGTSVGLTWKAIVSVGSGSSNAASNAPASATVKVYRIDGVQVANGGTNPFYSGSANHLAAINVTELGTTVNRNVWTGGNANGSESGSGLLGTAANPIYGYSGGTLAANGDPNSWSRIGNIDSGNPYSLYALSGVLTAPEPSSLMVAGLMLTALAGRRRRRTEVAK; from the coding sequence GTGCCTCGAATCTCTATCAAACGATTCAGAGCGGTCGTCGCTCTCCTTGCCTCGCTCGCCAGCGGGACAGCGGCGAACGCTGCCGTACTCCCGTTGCCGGAAACGCTCGGTCTGACAAACGGTGAGCAATACCAGTTCGTGTTCGTCACCAATTCCACAACGTTTGGCTCAAGCGCTTCGCTGAGCACGTACAACAATTTCGTTCAGACCGCTGCCAATAACGCCTCGATTGGGACGTCCGTTGGCCTGACATGGAAGGCGATCGTCAGCGTGGGATCTGGTTCCAGCAATGCCGCCTCGAATGCCCCGGCTTCCGCGACCGTCAAAGTCTATCGGATTGATGGAGTGCAGGTTGCCAACGGCGGGACAAACCCCTTCTATTCCGGTTCGGCGAATCACCTTGCCGCGATCAACGTTACAGAACTGGGCACAACGGTAAACCGAAATGTCTGGACCGGTGGCAACGCCAACGGGTCGGAATCAGGTTCCGGACTATTGGGAACCGCAGCAAACCCCATCTACGGCTACTCCGGCGGCACCCTTGCCGCGAACGGCGATCCCAACTCCTGGTCGCGGATTGGCAACATTGATTCTGGCAACCCCTACAGTCTTTACGCGCTTTCGGGCGTTCTGACGGCGCCCGAGCCGAGCAGTCTGATGGTCGCGGGCCTGATGCTGACGGCTTTGGCGGGACGTCGGCGCCGAAGGACTGAAGTCGCTAAGTAA